A single window of Nicotiana sylvestris chromosome 3, ASM39365v2, whole genome shotgun sequence DNA harbors:
- the LOC138888161 gene encoding uncharacterized protein, whose translation MKRHADQNRRFVEYQVGDKVMVKIPKWRIGKVAYQVDTPAWWKIYPVFHVNLLKPFREDTEDPSRSQLTIPSIRGPNSTGKMHVKAILDDGVIHTSRKDHQEFLVKWQGCDAKENTWERGTNLKA comes from the exons atgaagaggcatgctgatcagaatcgTCGCTTTGTCGAATACCAggtaggagacaaagtgatggtcaaaattccaaagtg gcgcattgggaaagttgcataccaggtggataccccagcttggtggaaaatttATCCTGTCTTCCATGTCAACCTCCTGAAACCTTTTCGAGAAGACACGGAGGATCCTTCACggagccagctcacaatacccagtattcgaggtccCAATTCAACCGGGAAAATGCATGTTAAAGCTATCCTTGATGATGGAGTGATTCATacctcaaggaaagatcaccaagagttTTTGGTGAAATGGCAGGGATGTGATGCAAAGGAGAATACatgggagaggggaacaaacctcaaagcctaa
- the LOC138888162 gene encoding uncharacterized protein, whose protein sequence is MLSMLLYRACFEAVETNRGRCEPRFSEQKLKILEPKPYIGARNAKEVENFIFDVEQHFDAVGGLEEAKKVATAAMYLQGDAKLWWQLKYEAIRAGEDALETWAELKAAIRLQFFPENVEYNARRKLRELCQTKSVWDYVRKFSAVMLNIRDMVDKDKLFTFLEGLNPYARVELQRQRVDTLPKAIQAVECLGAYQMKARKDRPQLPARAGFKGGQPSNGGPSGSGGDQSSTKSKAPSSSNNSAASNNNDRGRKPPSGCRHCGGPHWNNECPHA, encoded by the coding sequence atgttgtcaatgctgctttACAGGGCCTgcttcgaggcggtggaaacaaATCGGGGGCGCTGCGAACCCCGCTTCAGCGAACAAAAACTAAAAATTCTTGAGCCAAAGCCATACATtggagctaggaatgccaaggaagtggagaacTTCATCTTTGATGTTGAACAACATTTCGATGCTgttgggggcctagaagaagctaagaaggtagcaactgctgccatgtatcttcagggtgatgctaaactctggtggcaGCTGAAGTACGAAGCCATCAGAgccggtgaagatgctctcgagACATGGGCAGAACTAAAGGCAGCCATACGCCtacagttcttccccgaaaatgttgaatacaatgcaaggagaaagctacgagAGCTCTGCCAGACCAAATCAGTGTGGGACTACGTGCGGAAATTCTCCGCGGtcatgctaaacatacgtgaCATGGtggacaaagacaagctcttcacCTTCCTGGAAGGTTTGAATCCTTATGCCCGCGTAGAACTACAAAGACAAAGGGTAGATACCCTGCCCAAGGCAATCCAAGCAGTTGAATGCCTTGGGGCCTATCAAATGAAAGCTCGAAAGGATAGGCCTCAGCTGCCTGCTCgagcgggattcaaagggggccagcctagcaatggtggccctagcGGAAGTGGGGGAGATCAGAGCTCAACCAAATCTAAGGCTCCCTCATCAAGCAACAACAGTGCTGCGTCAAACAACAATGATCGGGGGAGAAAGCCTCCTTCAggatgccgtcattgcggcggacCACATTGGAATAATGAGTGCCCACATGCATAG